From a region of the Triticum aestivum cultivar Chinese Spring chromosome 7D, IWGSC CS RefSeq v2.1, whole genome shotgun sequence genome:
- the LOC123169469 gene encoding aspartic proteinase nepenthesin-2-like, producing the protein MAKLKHLPVCSLLLAVLLLALSSFSCSAGTNSTASAGPLYGIEFPPYNTAVADAGCDGRLVAEEEELARRAPSLKLHMTHRSAAEGATGKGSFVLDSAKKDAARIGTMHGRRAALSRKGSRPRRALSERVVATVGSGVAVGSGEYLVDVYVGTPPRRFRMIMDTGSDLNWLQCAPCLDCFHQTGPVFDPAASASYRNVTCGDARCGLVSPPPESPAAPPGRTCRRPRSDPCPYYYWYGDQSNTTGDLALEAFTVNLTGAAGSTRRVDGVAFGCGHRNRGLFHGAAGLLGLGRGPLSFASQLRGVYGGHAFSYCLVEHGSAAGSKIVFGHDDALLAHPRLNYTAFAPAAADAADTFYYVQLRSVLVGGEAVDIPSGTLAAGGTIIDSGTTLSYFPEPAYRAIRQAFIDRMSPSYPLIAGFPVLSPCYNVSGAERVEVPELSLVFADGAAWEFPAENYFIRLEPEGVMCLAVLGTPRSGMSIIGNYQQQNFHVLYDLEHNRLGFAPRRCADV; encoded by the coding sequence ATGGCGAAGCTCAAGCACCTGCCCGTGTGCTCTCTGCTGCTGGCCGTCTTGCTCCTCGCGCTCTCCTCCTTCTCCTGCAGCGCTGGCACCAACTCGACGGCCTCGGCCGGACCACTGTATGGCATCGAGTTCCCGCCGTACAACACGGCCGTCGCCGACGCCGGCTGCGACGGCAGGCtcgtggccgaggaggaggagctcgcgcgCCGGGCACCCTCCCTCAAGCTCCACATGACACACCGCTCCGCCGCGGAGGGCGCGACGGGGAAAGGCTCCTTCGTCCTCGACTCGGCCAAGAAAGACGCCGCCCGCATCGGCACCATGCACGGCAGGAGGGCCGCGCTGTCCAGGAAGGGCTCGCGGCCGCGCCGGGCGCTGTCGGAGCGGGTGGTGGCCACGGTGGGGTCAGGCGTGGCGGTGGGCTCCGGGGAGTACCTGGTGGACGTGTACGTTGGCACGCCGCCGCGCCGGTTCCGCATGATCATGGACACCGGCAGCGACCTCAACTGGCTGCAGTGCGCGCCCTGCCTCGACTGCTTCCACCAGACCGGCCCCGTCTtcgaccccgccgcctccgcctcctacCGCAACGTCACCTGCGGCGACGCGCGCTGCGGCCTCGTCTCCCCGCCGCCAGAGTCTCCGGCGGCGCCGCCCGGGAGGACGTGCCGCAGGCCGCGGAGCGACCCCTGCCCGTATTACTACTGGTACGGCGACCAGTCCAACACCACGGGGGACCTGGCGCTGGAGGCCTTCACCGTGAACCTCACGGGCGCCGCCGGGTCGACCCGGCGCGTGGACGGCGTGGCGTTCGGGTGCGGCCACCGGAACCGCGGCCTCTTCCACGGCGCCGCGGGGCTGCTGGGGCTCGGCCGCGGCCCGCTCTCGTTCGCGTCGCAGCTGCGCGGCGTCTACGGCGGGCACGCCTTCTCCTACTGCCTCGTGGAGCACGGCAGCGCCGCCGGGAGCAAGATCGTCTTCGGCCACGACGACGCGCTGCTCGCGCACCCGCGGCTCAACTACACGGCCTTCGCCCCGGCCGCGGCCGACGCGGCGGACACCTTCTACTACGTGCAGCTCAGGTCCGTCCTCGTGGGCGGGGAGGCGGTTGACATCCCGTCGGGCACGCTGGCCGCCGGCGGCACCATCATCGACTCCGGCACGACGCTGAGCTACTTCCCGGAGCCGGCGTACCGGGCGATCCGGCAGGCGTTCATCGACCGCATGAGCCCGTCCTACCCGCTCATCGCCGGGTTCCCGGTGCTGAGCCCGTGCTACAACGTGTCGGGGGCGGAGAGGGTGGAGGTGCCGGAGCTGTCGCTGGTGTTCGCGGACGGCGCGGCGTGGGAGTTCCCGGCGGAGAACTACTTCATCCGGCTGGAGCCGGAGGGGGTGATGTGCCTGGCCGTCCTGGGCACGCCGCGCTCCGGCATGTCCATCATCGGCAACTACCAGCAGCAGAATTTCCACGTCTTGTACGACCTGGAGCACAACCGGCTCGGCTTCGCGCCGCGCCGGTGCGCCGACGTCTAA